The following are encoded in a window of Dethiosulfovibrio salsuginis genomic DNA:
- a CDS encoding cyclase family protein gives MKTIDLTHTIKENMPVYPGTEPPTIVKATSVEVEGFAEKLLTLFSHTGTHMDAPAHMLKEGACLDQMEVSTFMGKAVLVDTIDIPGKEVELEDLLPFKAALDESDYLILRTGWSRFWGTDDYFGPFPVLSQEAAKWVSERGLKGIGVDAISVDPIDSTVLPNHLILLGSGMVIVENLTGLDDMPDSFTICCLPIKIGQADGAPIRAIGMVQ, from the coding sequence ATGAAGACAATAGATTTAACTCACACCATAAAGGAAAACATGCCGGTCTACCCAGGCACGGAACCACCTACCATAGTCAAAGCCACCTCTGTAGAGGTCGAGGGATTTGCGGAAAAACTCCTGACCCTTTTCAGCCACACCGGAACCCACATGGACGCCCCCGCCCACATGTTAAAAGAGGGCGCCTGCCTGGATCAGATGGAGGTCAGCACCTTTATGGGAAAGGCCGTGTTGGTCGACACAATAGACATACCGGGCAAAGAGGTGGAGCTGGAGGATCTTCTGCCATTTAAGGCAGCTCTGGACGAGAGTGACTACCTGATTCTAAGGACCGGTTGGTCTAGGTTTTGGGGTACCGACGACTACTTTGGCCCCTTTCCGGTGTTATCTCAGGAGGCGGCAAAATGGGTATCGGAGAGGGGACTTAAGGGGATAGGGGTCGATGCAATATCGGTGGATCCTATAGACTCTACGGTCCTGCCAAACCACCTGATCCTGCTGGGATCGGGCATGGTCATAGTGGAGAACCTGACAGGCCTGGACGATATGCCCGATTCGTTCACTATCTGCTGTCTTCCGATAAAGATAGGCCAAGCCGACGGAGCGCCTATAAGGGCCATAGGAATGGTCCAATGA